Proteins co-encoded in one Alphaproteobacteria bacterium genomic window:
- a CDS encoding HAD-IA family hydrolase, whose amino-acid sequence MRSLIKPKAVLFDWDNTLVDTWPVIHKALNMTMRFMNHEEWSLDYVKATVKKSMRDSFPELFGDDWKRAADHYQQSYRSIHLQELGVLEGAEDVLKALKNTDWFIGIVSNKKGPSLRRELEHLGWGHYFQAAIGSEDSEYDKPHPAPVLEALKSTAIMAGAHIWFVGDTAVDLECAQVTRSTPILYGDVQTNGGTYEGFPFDAHVKNHAEMLELVKKFAS is encoded by the coding sequence ATGCGCAGCCTAATAAAGCCAAAAGCAGTGTTGTTTGATTGGGATAATACGCTGGTCGATACATGGCCGGTGATTCACAAAGCATTGAATATGACCATGCGCTTCATGAATCACGAAGAATGGTCGTTGGACTATGTGAAAGCGACGGTCAAAAAATCGATGCGTGATTCCTTCCCCGAATTATTTGGTGATGATTGGAAGCGCGCCGCAGACCATTACCAACAATCCTATCGCTCCATCCATCTGCAGGAGCTGGGCGTGCTTGAGGGTGCGGAAGACGTTCTCAAAGCACTGAAAAATACCGACTGGTTCATTGGTATCGTCAGCAATAAAAAAGGCCCAAGCTTGCGTCGTGAGCTTGAGCATCTGGGTTGGGGGCATTATTTCCAAGCGGCCATTGGCTCCGAAGATTCTGAGTATGACAAACCACATCCAGCCCCAGTGCTGGAAGCGCTCAAAAGCACTGCCATTATGGCAGGCGCGCATATCTGGTTCGTGGGCGATACGGCCGTAGATTTAGAATGTGCGCAGGTAACACGCTCAACACCGATTCTTTATGGTGATGTGCAAACCAATGGCGGAACCTATGAAGGCTTCCCATTCGATGCGCACGTTAAGAACCATGCAGAAATGCTCGAGTTAGTGAAGAAGTTTGCTAGCTAA
- a CDS encoding D-amino-acid transaminase, producing the protein MARIAYVNGKYLPSHLATVAMEDRGYQFADGVYEVAAFINNRLLDEAKHLDRLERSLVKLDIPMPMARNALIVKIRELMRLSEKTYGIIYLQITRGTAPRNHLWKSTMKPNLTMCVLPAKFPSAAMREKGCAVITAADERWSRCDIKSISLLPNILARKKSDKPELRETWLIRDGVITEGSSTNAFIVAGGKVITHPANNFILGGVTRDVLLQLAAEHQIPVEERGFTPKEMTAASEAFITSTSNFVMPVTEIDGKKVGDGKVGTITKRLMEIYDAHLDREVGERCAA; encoded by the coding sequence ATGGCACGCATTGCATACGTAAACGGAAAATACCTCCCCAGTCACCTCGCAACGGTGGCGATGGAAGACCGTGGCTACCAATTTGCCGACGGTGTCTATGAAGTGGCCGCATTCATCAATAATCGCCTGCTCGACGAAGCCAAGCACCTCGACCGTTTGGAGCGTTCGCTAGTGAAGCTGGATATTCCAATGCCGATGGCGCGTAATGCACTTATCGTCAAAATCCGCGAGTTGATGCGACTGAGCGAAAAGACCTACGGCATTATCTATCTGCAAATCACGCGTGGCACGGCGCCGCGTAACCATTTGTGGAAATCGACCATGAAGCCCAACCTCACCATGTGTGTGCTGCCAGCCAAATTCCCAAGCGCGGCAATGCGCGAGAAGGGCTGTGCCGTCATCACCGCGGCAGACGAGCGTTGGTCGCGCTGCGATATCAAATCCATTTCACTGCTGCCGAACATTCTCGCGCGCAAAAAATCCGACAAGCCAGAGCTGCGCGAAACATGGCTGATTCGTGACGGTGTGATCACCGAAGGCTCCTCGACCAATGCATTCATTGTAGCGGGTGGTAAAGTCATTACCCACCCTGCGAATAACTTCATTCTTGGTGGCGTAACGCGCGACGTGTTGCTGCAACTCGCTGCCGAGCATCAAATTCCCGTGGAAGAGCGCGGTTTCACACCAAAAGAAATGACCGCCGCTTCCGAGGCATTCATTACCAGCACGAGTAATTTTGTGATGCCTGTTACGGAAATCGACGGCAAAAAAGTTGGCGATGGTAAGGTTGGAACAATCACCAAACGCCTGATGGAAATTTATGACGCACATCTCGATAGGGAAGTAGGCGAGCGATGCGCAGCCTAA
- the rfbC gene encoding dTDP-4-dehydrorhamnose 3,5-epimerase: MKLIDTNIPEVKLVQLKLHHDARGFFCEQYTQAIGEALEVTFVQDNRSRSVAGVLRGIHYQLGQGKLVSVTHGRVLDVAVDLRKDSPTYKQHVAHELSDENGLMLWIPAGFGHGFCVLGDQPADVLYKVTTGYNPKGEGGIRYDDPELNIRWPNENPILSDRDKALPLLKDAIIPA, from the coding sequence ATGAAATTAATCGATACCAACATTCCAGAAGTGAAGCTGGTGCAGTTGAAACTGCATCATGATGCGCGCGGATTCTTCTGCGAGCAATACACGCAAGCGATTGGCGAAGCGTTGGAAGTAACATTCGTACAGGATAATCGTTCGCGCTCAGTTGCTGGCGTGTTGCGCGGTATCCATTATCAACTTGGTCAGGGTAAGTTGGTGAGCGTCACCCACGGTCGCGTGCTTGATGTTGCGGTGGATTTGCGCAAAGACTCGCCCACCTACAAACAGCATGTGGCGCATGAATTGAGCGATGAGAACGGCCTGATGCTCTGGATTCCAGCAGGTTTCGGCCACGGTTTCTGCGTACTGGGTGATCAGCCTGCCGATGTGCTTTATAAAGTCACCACAGGCTATAACCCCAAGGGTGAGGGCGGGATTCGCTATGATGACCCCGAGCTGAATATACGCTGGCCAAATGAAAATCCTATCCTTTCAGACCGCGATAAAGCCTTGCCATTGCTCAAGGATGCCATTATCCCAGCCTGA
- the rfbD gene encoding dTDP-4-dehydrorhamnose reductase, producing MRAIVLGARGQVGHSLCPMLGNDVLAITKDAFDFTQLSAIEKTLDTMADGFNPEIIINLAAYTNVEQAEIDKDLATTVNAHAPKEIAAWCNKHRVPILHTSTDYVFDGQKQSPYTERDDTNPLNHYGISKLAGEHAVLESGAKAIVLRLSWVYSVTHAHSFVRKIMARAATDKTLNVVADQVGSPTSAAAAAKAIAALLQKLPASGIYHATPQGHTSWHGFACAIMEEAGITLESITPTLTHEFATKAKRPANSRLDSSKLAKAGIVIPHWREGLKEVMKKS from the coding sequence ATGAGAGCAATTGTGCTAGGTGCGCGTGGCCAAGTGGGGCACTCGCTATGCCCGATGCTTGGTAATGATGTGCTGGCCATCACCAAAGACGCATTCGACTTCACGCAACTCAGCGCCATCGAGAAAACACTCGATACCATGGCAGATGGTTTCAATCCTGAAATCATCATTAATCTGGCTGCTTATACCAATGTCGAGCAAGCTGAAATCGACAAAGACTTGGCGACGACCGTCAATGCACACGCGCCTAAAGAAATCGCCGCATGGTGCAACAAACATCGCGTACCCATCCTTCACACCTCTACGGACTATGTGTTCGACGGCCAAAAGCAATCGCCCTATACGGAGCGCGACGATACAAATCCTCTCAACCATTATGGTATCAGTAAATTGGCGGGCGAACATGCAGTGCTAGAAAGCGGCGCCAAAGCCATCGTGCTGCGCTTGTCATGGGTCTACAGCGTCACGCATGCTCATAGCTTCGTGCGCAAGATCATGGCGCGTGCCGCAACGGACAAAACATTGAATGTCGTCGCTGACCAAGTGGGTTCACCAACCAGTGCTGCGGCTGCGGCTAAGGCGATTGCAGCACTGTTACAAAAATTACCTGCTTCGGGCATTTACCATGCAACCCCTCAAGGGCATACAAGCTGGCACGGTTTCGCTTGTGCCATTATGGAAGAAGCTGGCATTACGCTTGAATCCATCACGCCGACACTCACTCACGAATTCGCAACCAAAGCCAAGCGCCCAGCTAATTCACGCCTAGATTCTTCGAAGCTTGCCAAAGCGGGTATCGTGATTCCCCATTGGCGCGAGGGCTTGAAAGAGGTTATGAAGAAGTCATGA
- the rfbB gene encoding dTDP-glucose 4,6-dehydratase, with product MSYSSTQPTILITGGAGFIGSALVAEAVRLGYHVVVLDKLTYAGHPQNLTWINHQDWAGSYALVVGDIRDAATVSELFAAHKFEAVIHAAAESHVDNSIAGSAPFIHTNVVGTHTLLEVSRNYVASLPEAERKKFRYLQVSTDEVYGALGETGTFKVDSPIKPNSPYAASKAAADLLVLSWHHTHGLNTVITRCCNNYGPRQHPEKLIPRMLTNALKGEKLPVYGQGKQKREWIHVDDHARGVFAALKNGESGGIYLLGSGVEMENITLVKALCVWLADAKQGGDYLKLITFVEDRLGHDFRYALDVEASHKAIKFTPEVPFEEGIKTTILWYLNHPEWAEAMMKHSQAVRGQ from the coding sequence ATGTCCTATTCATCCACACAACCCACCATTCTGATTACTGGCGGGGCGGGGTTTATCGGTTCTGCGCTAGTGGCCGAGGCGGTGCGATTAGGCTATCACGTCGTCGTTCTCGACAAACTCACCTATGCAGGCCACCCACAAAATCTGACATGGATAAACCATCAAGACTGGGCGGGAAGCTATGCGCTTGTCGTCGGCGATATTCGTGACGCGGCAACGGTAAGCGAGTTGTTCGCCGCTCATAAGTTCGAGGCGGTGATTCACGCGGCTGCCGAATCACACGTTGATAATTCTATTGCTGGCTCTGCGCCATTCATTCACACCAATGTGGTTGGTACGCACACATTGCTCGAAGTCTCGCGCAATTATGTCGCCAGCCTGCCGGAAGCTGAGCGTAAAAAATTCCGCTACCTCCAAGTCTCTACCGACGAAGTCTATGGCGCACTCGGCGAAACTGGAACATTCAAAGTCGATTCACCGATTAAACCAAATTCACCTTATGCAGCTTCCAAAGCGGCGGCGGATTTGCTGGTGCTTTCATGGCACCATACGCATGGGCTGAATACGGTCATCACGCGTTGCTGCAATAATTATGGCCCACGCCAGCACCCCGAAAAGCTCATCCCCCGTATGTTGACCAATGCACTCAAGGGCGAGAAGCTGCCTGTCTATGGCCAAGGCAAACAAAAGCGCGAGTGGATACATGTGGATGATCACGCACGTGGCGTGTTCGCGGCACTTAAAAACGGCGAGTCGGGTGGCATCTATCTGCTCGGTAGTGGTGTCGAGATGGAGAATATTACTCTCGTGAAAGCACTTTGCGTTTGGCTTGCTGACGCGAAGCAGGGCGGTGATTACCTCAAGCTTATTACCTTTGTCGAAGACCGTTTGGGGCATGACTTCCGCTACGCGTTGGATGTTGAGGCCTCGCATAAAGCGATCAAATTCACGCCGGAAGTGCCATTCGAAGAAGGCATCAAAACTACCATTTTATGGTACTTGAACCATCCTGAATGGGCAGAGGCGATGATGAAGCATAGCCAAGCGGTTCGCGGGCAATGA
- a CDS encoding TonB family protein — MTTWRNIQPNPRSMTLMPTHHSLGNNTYLSGIDFNKMLMLALVIHVLVLGLTNLLPEEKVTTIPVHSLSFKIGENQAIRAFQPAPVPQPKFVPEVKPEPVKQVPAPKPVAKAPAKLPTWKPATTEKSVIKTNAPKAEVPSVGSKPLAAPTVTPPVPRQVPQENQFAAAQQKIAPPAPKKEESSLLDFLMLPINAITADSKKPAIADSPQQYVRDHGAAPSQEIDTLRAQARNTFAKSDTASAVGEQTSGMSAEQQVRANYEKVISAWIGQHKIYPASARGREGRAVLRIRIDRQGYVRYYALEESSGVAVLNSAAIDMIRRANPVPAVPENYPAGNLIEFLIPITFEAP; from the coding sequence ATGACGACATGGCGTAACATACAGCCCAATCCGCGTAGCATGACATTGATGCCAACCCATCACTCGTTAGGCAACAATACCTATCTAAGCGGCATTGATTTCAACAAAATGCTCATGCTGGCGTTGGTGATTCATGTGCTGGTGCTTGGTCTTACGAACTTGCTTCCCGAAGAAAAAGTGACGACGATTCCAGTCCACTCACTCTCATTCAAAATTGGTGAGAATCAGGCTATACGGGCTTTTCAGCCAGCACCTGTGCCGCAGCCTAAATTCGTTCCTGAGGTAAAACCTGAGCCAGTGAAACAAGTTCCAGCCCCTAAACCCGTTGCAAAAGCACCTGCCAAATTGCCAACGTGGAAACCTGCCACGACAGAAAAATCAGTCATCAAAACGAATGCACCAAAAGCAGAAGTGCCAAGCGTGGGAAGCAAGCCTCTCGCTGCACCAACTGTTACACCGCCTGTGCCACGCCAAGTACCACAGGAAAATCAGTTCGCCGCCGCCCAGCAAAAAATTGCGCCGCCAGCGCCTAAGAAAGAAGAATCCTCGCTGCTGGACTTCTTGATGCTGCCCATCAATGCAATCACGGCAGATAGTAAAAAGCCTGCCATCGCTGATAGCCCGCAGCAATATGTGCGCGACCATGGTGCGGCCCCCTCACAGGAAATTGACACGTTACGTGCACAGGCGCGTAACACCTTCGCCAAGTCAGACACAGCTTCCGCAGTGGGTGAGCAAACAAGCGGCATGAGCGCCGAGCAACAAGTGCGCGCCAATTATGAGAAAGTCATTTCCGCATGGATTGGGCAGCATAAGATTTACCCAGCATCCGCGCGTGGTCGCGAGGGTAGGGCGGTGCTGCGCATCCGCATCGACCGTCAAGGCTATGTGCGTTACTACGCGCTGGAGGAATCCTCAGGTGTTGCTGTGCTCAATTCCGCCGCGATTGATATGATTCGTCGTGCTAATCCAGTACCAGCCGTGCCAGAAAATTACCCTGCAGGGAACCTAATCGAGTTTCTGATTCCCATCACCTTCGAAGCACCTTAA
- a CDS encoding biopolymer transporter ExbD — translation MSFDFIRAKRSPRPMSFIPLISIMFVLILFFMIAGHLEKIQIIEVDLPMADSGQMIDEGPIEIMLGKRDEVIINDEMRSTSEVLAELKNQLATNPERVITIKADAALEANKLVDLMQMVRDAGGVNLSLITESSSL, via the coding sequence ATGAGTTTTGACTTCATAAGAGCCAAGCGTTCACCGCGCCCGATGAGCTTCATTCCGCTCATTTCCATTATGTTCGTGTTGATTTTATTCTTCATGATTGCAGGTCACTTGGAAAAAATCCAAATCATCGAGGTGGATTTGCCCATGGCGGATTCTGGCCAGATGATCGACGAAGGGCCTATTGAAATCATGCTCGGCAAACGCGATGAAGTCATCATTAACGACGAAATGCGCTCCACGAGCGAAGTCTTGGCAGAGTTGAAAAACCAGCTCGCGACGAATCCTGAGCGCGTCATAACGATTAAGGCCGACGCGGCGCTGGAAGCGAATAAGTTGGTGGATTTAATGCAAATGGTGCGTGATGCGGGCGGGGTAAACCTTTCGCTGATTACGGAGTCAAGCAGCCTATGA
- a CDS encoding biopolymer transporter ExbD, producing the protein MDIQRQPRKALHMNLTSLVDIIFMLVIFFMMTTSFTASESLELSLPSKNATVASGKDVMRLRIMATGHVTINDVYVNAEQLNDELVEVIARDPDARIAILSTPGVSVQQLVSLMDLVYLSGGRNVQVDKAV; encoded by the coding sequence ATGGATATCCAGCGCCAGCCCCGTAAAGCACTGCATATGAATCTCACCTCGCTGGTGGATATCATTTTCATGCTGGTGATTTTCTTCATGATGACAACGAGCTTCACCGCATCCGAATCGCTGGAGCTTTCACTGCCCAGCAAAAACGCTACCGTTGCCTCTGGCAAAGACGTGATGCGTCTGCGGATTATGGCAACAGGCCATGTCACGATTAACGATGTGTACGTGAATGCTGAGCAGCTTAATGACGAGCTGGTTGAAGTCATTGCGCGTGACCCTGATGCACGCATCGCCATCTTAAGCACCCCAGGTGTTAGCGTTCAGCAGCTCGTAAGCTTAATGGATCTGGTATATCTGAGTGGTGGCCGCAACGTGCAAGTGGATAAAGCGGTATGA